In Drosophila santomea strain STO CAGO 1482 chromosome 2L, Prin_Dsan_1.1, whole genome shotgun sequence, a single window of DNA contains:
- the LOC120443865 gene encoding uncharacterized protein LOC120443865, translated as MDAITILGLIYWLICMIAFGPLMFFVCVYLPEVPVRYVKGLRQHT; from the coding sequence ATGGACGCCATCACAATCCTGGGCTTGATCTACTGGCTGATCTGCATGATTGCGTTCGGACCACTGATGTTCTTTGTCTGCGTTTACCTGCCAGAGGTTCCGGTGCGGTATGTAAAGGGTCTGAGGCAGCACACCTGA
- the LOC120443862 gene encoding charged multivesicular body protein 4b — translation MSFFGKMFGGKKEVAPTTGEAIQKLRETENMLIKKQEFLEAKIEDELNTARKNASKNKRVALQALKKKKRLEKQLQQIDGTLSTIEMQREALESANTNTAVLTTMKNAADALKTAHQNMDVDKVHDMMDDIAEQQDVAREISDAISNPVAFGADLDDEDLERELDELEQENFDKEIIGIPEPTPTLPEAPTEDLPEKAKEKKKATTTNAVEDDDDPVMKQLISWSN, via the exons ATGAGTTTCTTCGGGAAGATGTTCGGTGGCAAGAAGGAGGTGGCCCCCACCACCGGCGAGGCGATACAGAAGCTGCGCGAGACGGAGAACATGCTTATCAAAAAGCAGGAGTTCCTGGAGGCCAAGATCGAGGACGAACTGAATACAGCCCGCAAGAATGCGTCCAAAAACAAACGAG TGGCACTGCAAGCACtcaagaagaagaagcgcCTGGAGAAGCAACTCCAGCAGATCGATGGCACCCTGTCCACCATTGAAATGCAGCGGGAGGCTCTGGAGAGCGCCAACACGAACACTGCCGTCTTGACAACGATGAAGAATGCCGCGGATGCTCTCAAGACAGCTCATCAAAATAT GGATGTGGACAAGGTGCACGACATGATGGATGACATTGCCGAGCAGCAGGACGTGGCCCGAGAGATTTCCGATGCCATATCCAACCCAGTGGCATTTGGGGCGGATCTGGATGATGAGGATCTCGAGCGGGAACTCGACGAACTGGAGCAGGAGAACTTTGATAAGGAAATCATTGGCATCCCCGAGCCGACGCCCACATTGCCGGAAGCACCCACAGAAGATTTGCCCGAGAAGgccaaagaaaagaaaaaggcGACAACCACGAATGCAGTGGAGGATGATG ATGATCCAGTCATGAAGCAGTTAATATCCTGGTCCAACTAA
- the LOC120443861 gene encoding pre-mRNA-splicing factor 38, which produces MANRTVKEAKNVHGTNPQYLIEKIIRSRIYDSKYWKEQCFALTAELLVDKAMELRFVGGVYGGNIKPTQFLCLTLKMLQIQPEKDIVVEFIKNEEFKYVRALGAFYLRLTGAALDCYKYLEPLYIDNRKLRRQNRAGQFEIVYMDEYIDELLRNDRVCDIILPRIQKRSILEENNEIEPKVSVLDEDLDDELPSDEEKADETNRPKENSTTVRRPRRARSKSRSRSRERERRSGQGNNARSRDYYDELEDYDRQRNRVRNRDTHNEDYDSRQTSGRQDRERERQDRDRIRERERNGDRDRRERERDRERDRGRHDQRERDSRGERERRRY; this is translated from the coding sequence ATGGCCAACCGCACGGTGAAGGAGGCCAAAAACGTGCACGGCACCAATCCGCAGTACCTCATCGAGAAGATCATCCGCTCAAGAATATACGACTCTAAGTACTGGAAGGAGCAATGCTTTGCCCTGACGGCGGAGCTTCTGGTGGACAAGGCAATGGAGCTACGATTCGTCGGCGGGGTCTACGGCGGCAACATCAAGCCCACCCAGTTTTTATGCCTCACTCTTAAAATGCTGCAGATTCAGCCGGAAAAGGACATCGTAGTGGAGTTTATCAAGAATGAGGAGTTCAAGTACGTGCGAGCACTAGGAGCCTTCTATCTACGGCTCACAGGAGCCGCTCTGGACTGCTACAAGTATTTGGAGCCGTTGTACATCGACAATCGAAAGCTGCGCCGTCAGAATCGCGCCGGCCAGTTCGAGATTGTTTACATGGACGAGTATATAGACGAACTGCTGCGCAACGACCGTGTCTGCGACATTATACTGCCCCGTATCCAGAAGCGTTCCATTCTAGAGGAGAACAACGAAATCGAGCCCAAGGTGTCTGTGCTGGATGAGGACTTGGACGACGAACTGCCCAGCGATGAGGAGAAGGCGGACGAGACCAACCGGCCTAAGGAGAATTCTACAACAGTGCGACGCCCGCGAAGAGCTCGGTCCAAGTCCAGGTCACGCAGTCGAGAGCGAGAGCGAAGATCTGGGCAGGGCAACAACGCCCGCTCCCGGGATTACTACGACGAACTGGAAGACTACGACCGCCAGCGTAATAGGGTTCGCAACCGGGACACCCACAACGAGGACTATGACAGTCGCCAGACCAGTGGACGCCAGGATCGCGAACGAGAGCGCCAGGATCGCGATAGGATAAGAGAGCGCGAGAGGAATGGGGACAGAGATCGCCGGGAAAGGGAGCGAGATCGAGAACGCGACCGTGGCCGTCATGATCAGCGGGAACGAGACTCGCGAGGAGAGCGCGAGCGACGACGCTACTAA